One stretch of Candidatus Thermoplasmatota archaeon DNA includes these proteins:
- a CDS encoding ABC transporter permease subunit, with protein MKRYLEEKIFKFLMLLSMAIIASSLFLIIGITILKGGVVMVQKPQVIVTAPGPRYLLGGEGGFLHAILGSIYMVLPATAFASIMAFGIAIFLQSDYSSQRVSESVRTFLDALWGTPSIVYGIFVLTILIYLHQRASLLAGIFALALLELPIIARYADEAVQSVLLDVKEVAYSMGTTRWETSKIVGRHALPGIAAGVLMGLGRGMGDAASIIFTCGASSVMPSGLFQTATALPVMIFQQASSCYPSVREQAYAAAFVLMAIVLLLNIASRILVGHFSTYISGGKK; from the coding sequence ATGAAAAGATACTTAGAAGAAAAAATCTTCAAATTCCTCATGCTTCTTTCCATGGCAATCATTGCATCTTCTCTATTTTTGATAATAGGGATTACCATCCTAAAAGGCGGAGTCGTGATGGTTCAGAAACCCCAGGTAATCGTGACGGCACCCGGACCCAGATATCTTCTGGGCGGGGAGGGGGGTTTCCTGCACGCAATTCTGGGAAGTATTTACATGGTACTCCCGGCCACTGCCTTTGCATCTATTATGGCTTTTGGAATTGCCATTTTTCTACAATCCGATTATTCCAGCCAAAGAGTTTCCGAATCAGTGCGCACTTTTTTGGATGCTTTATGGGGAACGCCTTCCATAGTCTACGGCATTTTCGTGCTAACCATCCTGATATATCTGCACCAAAGGGCTTCTTTGCTCGCCGGGATTTTCGCTCTTGCCCTGCTTGAATTGCCCATAATTGCCAGGTATGCTGATGAGGCTGTTCAATCTGTTCTTCTGGATGTAAAAGAGGTCGCTTATTCCATGGGGACTACCAGATGGGAAACATCCAAAATAGTCGGGAGACACGCCCTTCCGGGCATAGCTGCTGGGGTTTTGATGGGGCTGGGCAGGGGAATGGGCGATGCAGCATCCATTATATTCACTTGCGGTGCCAGCAGCGTTATGCCCAGCGGGCTTTTTCAGACAGCTACTGCATTGCCAGTGATGATATTCCAGCAGGCCAGCAGTTGTTATCCATCAGTAAGAGAGCAAGCTTATGCGGCTGCTTTTGTGCTCATGGCAATTGTACTTCTTTTGAACATTGCATCAAGGATTCTCGTAGGTCATTTTTCTACTTATATTTCAGGAGGTAAAAAATGA
- the pstC gene encoding phosphate ABC transporter permease subunit PstC, translated as MELLKFRQLKEKISSRAMLAMTGFASALFILIFLLLLSKSSLVISKYSITDLLFSSNWDPERYNFGFYPAIVGTFYVTLISMAIAVPISLLSAIYISEYSSPNVRKYFSSFIDVLAGIPSVVFGICAVIVFVPFVSDYLGPWLGVETTGMCIFTAGLILAVMVFPIIISLSVESLRALPIELREAPLSMGATKWESIKHVLLKAAGPGIISSVLLGFGRAFGETMAVAMVIGGKNQITSMFSAGQTMPSVIISSFGEMMSVPMEQSALVFVALVLFIMVTIFNTLARVINGRLKERWKI; from the coding sequence ATGGAATTATTGAAGTTTAGGCAGCTGAAAGAAAAAATCAGCAGCAGGGCAATGCTAGCAATGACTGGATTTGCATCAGCGCTTTTCATCCTGATATTCTTGCTCCTGTTAAGCAAATCCTCTTTAGTCATTTCTAAATACTCCATCACCGATCTCCTATTCTCCTCCAACTGGGACCCAGAGCGTTACAATTTTGGATTTTATCCTGCCATCGTGGGAACATTTTACGTTACCCTAATATCCATGGCAATAGCTGTTCCCATATCCCTGCTTTCCGCAATATACATATCGGAATATTCTTCGCCAAATGTAAGAAAGTATTTTTCATCCTTCATAGATGTACTGGCCGGCATACCTTCTGTGGTTTTTGGCATATGTGCAGTGATTGTGTTCGTTCCTTTTGTATCAGACTATCTTGGGCCATGGCTCGGCGTGGAAACCACGGGCATGTGTATATTCACCGCGGGTTTGATTCTGGCGGTCATGGTCTTCCCGATAATTATCTCATTGTCAGTTGAGTCACTGAGGGCTTTACCCATAGAACTGCGCGAAGCACCTCTCTCAATGGGAGCGACCAAATGGGAGAGCATAAAGCATGTGCTTTTGAAAGCAGCCGGGCCTGGAATAATTTCTTCCGTGCTATTGGGATTTGGGAGGGCTTTTGGGGAAACGATGGCAGTAGCCATGGTTATTGGAGGTAAAAACCAGATAACGTCTATGTTCTCTGCCGGTCAAACCATGCCGTCTGTCATTATAAGTAGCTTTGGGGAAATGATGTCCGTGCCGATGGAGCAATCCGCTTTGGTATTCGTTGCCCTTGTGCTGTTCATAATGGTAACAATTTTCAACACGTTGGCAAGAGTAATAAATGGAAGACTTAAGGAGAGGTGGAAAATATGA